Proteins encoded together in one Penicillium digitatum chromosome 1, complete sequence window:
- a CDS encoding Antigen 1: MLLFNLILSAAIAAALPTPESSEGNKSQPFSHAQPWNAGAVNQFPIHSSCNATQRRQIEQGLNETITLASHAQDHILRWKNESEIYRKYFGDRPTMEALGAFDVVVNGDKNDILFRCDNPDGNCANEGWAGHWRGENATGETVICDLSYETRRSLSTMCGLGYTVSESETNTFWAADLLHRLYHVPAFGQKWIDHFADGYEEVIDQAKTNATLSTHDSETLQYFALEVYAFDIAVPGTGCPGVQHEHDHEESHADQTTSEAATSQPTPSATNTDAPSTTLEVPANCHTHDGGELHCT; the protein is encoded by the exons ATGCTTCTGTTCAACCTCATTCTCTCTGCAGCAATTGCTGCTGCTCTTCCCACCCCCGAGAGCTCGGAAGGCAATAAATCTCAACCCTTCTCTCATGCCCAACCTTGGAATGCCGGCGCTGTGAATCAATTTCCTATCCATTCAAGCTGCAATGCAACCCAGCGTCGCCAGATCGAGCAGGGTCTCAATGAGACCATTACTCTCGCTTCGCATGCTCAGGATCATATCTTGAGATGGAAGAATGAGAGTGAGATCTACAGGAAGTACTTCGGTGACCGACCAACCATGGAAGCCCTCGGTGCGTTTGACGTCGTCGTCAACGGGGACAAGAACGACATTTTGTTTCGATGTGACAACCCGGATGGAAATTGTGCCAATGAAG GCTGGGCCGGACACTGGCGAGGCGAAAATGCTACGGGTGAGACAGTCATCTGTGACCTGAGCTACGAAACTCGTCGTTCTCTCTCCACCATGTGCGGTCTTGGATATACAGTCTCGGAATCTGAGACCAACACGTTCTGGGCCGCTGATCTCCTGCACCGCTTGTATCATGTTCCTGCATTTGGACAGAAATGGATCGACCATTTTGCAGACGGATATGAAGAGGTTATCGACCAGGCAAAGACAAATGCGACGCTGTCAACGCATGACTCGGAGACCCTTCAGTATTTTGCACTGGAGGTATATGCTTTCGATATCGCTGTGCCGGGAACTGGCTGTCCAGGTGTCCAACATGAGCATGATCACGAGGAGTCTCACGCTGATCAAACCACATCCGAGGCTGCGACTAGTCAGCCAACTCCGAGTGCAACAAATACCGATGCTCCTTCGACAACCCTTGAAGTACCTGCG AATTGCCATACCCATGACGGAGGCGAGCTCCATTGCACTTGA
- a CDS encoding Zinc/iron permease, with translation MLIFTSFLLSLSIARVHAATATTSAQTSSITGCHTHGSSIYCIDGEGHEVLVSATSTPTTGVPAQYTGCHSHGSQSYCIDEDGNDVLIQGEETEAETEDSHGEHDHEEASSEAKQNCHFHAGVEHCVGEGQSEGHNAPSCGLKARDYDIPLRIGTLFVVLVTSSIGVFAPILLMKLPFASINEVVATVIKQFGTGIIIATGFIHLYTHASLMFTNECLGELEYEATTSAVVVAGIFIAFLLEYISHRIVVARNSKNHSAETIPSEFDSQQTQRKGQSDHSSDQQQQPTVAGLGHSHGSFDLAGPDGKFAVMVMEAGILFHSILIGLTLVVAGDSFYKTLLVVIVFHQFFEGLALGARIAILPGAIFPSKASMAAAFSLITPIGMAIGLGVLHTFNGNSRSTLIALGTLDALSAGILVWVGVVDMWARDWVIEGGEMLDAKPRKVFTGGISLVSGLVLMGVLGKWA, from the exons ATGCtcatcttcacatctttCCTTCTATCACTGAGCATTGCCAGGGTACATGCAGCCACGGCAACAACATCAGCACAGACATCGTCGATAACCGGTTGTCATACTCATGGCTCCAGCATTTACTGTATTGATGGAGAAGGCCACGAAGTTTTAGTTTCGGCCACATCCACCCCGACAACCGGAGTACCAGCACAATACACTGGGTGTCACTCTCACGGAAGCCAGTC ATATTGCATTGACGAAGATGGAAACGATGTCCTAattcaaggagaagaaacgGAAGCCGAGACCGAGGACAGTCACGGTGAACATGACCATGAGGAAGCCTCCAGCGAAGCCAAACAAAACTGTCACTTTCATGCTGGCGTCGA ACACTGCGTGGGTGAAGGTCAATCAGAGGGACACAATGCTCCGTCTTGTGGTCTCAAAGCCAGAGACTACGACATCCCCCTGAGAATTGGCACATTGTTCGTTGTCCTTGTCACCAGTTCCATCGGTGTCTTTGCCCCTATTCTCCTGATGAAACTTCCATTTGCTTCTATTAATGAGGTGGTCGCGACCGTCATCAAACAATTCGGAACTGGCATCATCATCGCCACGGGTTTCATCCAT CTATACACACATGCAAGCCTCATGTTTACCAACGAGTGTTTGGGAGAACTCGAGTACGAAGCGACTACCTCCGCGGTAGTCGTGGCGGGCATCTTCATTGCTTTCTTGCTGGAGTACATTAGCCACAGGATTGTTGTTGCTCGCAACAGCAAGAATCACTCCGCAGAAACTATCCCGTCCGAGTTCGATTCTCAACAAACACAACGGAAGGGGCAGAGTGACCACTCTTCGGaccaacagcaacagcccACGGTGGCTGGTCTTGGGCACAGCCACGGCTCATTTGATCTTGCCGGACCCGACGGCAAATTTGCGGTCATGGTCATGGAGGCAGGTATACTCTTCCACAGTATCTTGATCGGCCTCACCCTTGTCGTTGCTGGGGACTCATTTTACAAGACGCTGCTGGTGGTGATTGTGTTCCATCAATTCTTTGAAGGGTTAGCACTCGGCGCTCGTATTGCAATCCTACCGGGGGCTATATTCCCTTCGAAGGCGTCTATGGCGGCGGCATTTTCCCTGATCACCCCCATTGGCATGGCTATTGGGCTTGGTGTACTTCACACCTTCAATGGTAACTCAAGGAGCACTTTGATCGCACTAGGAACATTGGACGCGCTATCTGCTGGTATTCTGGTGTGGGTTGGTGTTGTTGATATGTGGGCGCGTGACTGGGTCATTGAAGGAGGTGAAATGTTGGATGCAAAGCCAAGAAAAGTTTTCACCGGTGGCATTTCCTTGGTCAGTGGGCTGGTGTTGATGGGAGTACTAGGAAAATGGGCCTGA
- a CDS encoding Acetyltransferase, GNAT family, with product MSIEIVPLTQTDISGAVDCVQKAFANDPYFRWAFDDPSKFNIQRNAASLAAHLQYGINCSCPISVAKITRAANESKRDDDVRLPAGTVVGVAWWYSPQAPSMTQTWSVWAQDWLLSFRQLMNNIRFRGRGGLNVHRYWIWKQVQQTAHEAIWQDPRGYYFCNVVCVDSEARGMGVGKQLMENVLEKADRENVPCYLESSKGYPNVGIYERMGFELVQEIECVDGGDVCKLYCMIRNPKSKELGCDEFSNTDTVH from the exons ATGTCAATCGAAATCGTCCCGCTGACTCAGACCGACATATCTGGGGCTGTAGACTGTGTGCAGAAAGCGTTCGCCAACGATCCCTATTTTCGCTGGGCATTTGATGATCCATCAAAG TTTAACATCCAACGCAACGCAGCTTCCCTCGCCGCGCATCTCCAATATGGAATCAACTGCAGCTGCCCCATTTCAGTCGCCAAGATCACTCGCGCCGCAAATGAAAGCAAGCGCGATGACGACGTCCGCCTACCAGCCGGCACTGTGGTCGGTGTTGCCTGGTGGTACTCGCCACAGGCACCTTCCATGACACAGACATGGTCTGTGTGGGCACAGGACTGGCTTCTTTCCTTCCGCCAACTAATGAACAATATCCGCTTCCGTGGTCGTGGTGGGCTGAATGTGCACCGGTATTGGATTTGGAAGCAAGTGCAGCAAACTGCGCACGAAGCCATCTGGCAGGATCCCCGCGGGTACTATTTTTGCAATGTCGTCTGTGTTGATTCAGAGGCGCGTGGGATGGGAGTGGGAAAGCAGCTCATGGAGAATGTCCTGGAGAAGGCCGATCGGGAGAATGTACCGTGCTACCTGGAGAGCTCCAAGGGATATCCAAACGTGGGTATCTATGAAAGAATGGGCTTTGAATTGGTCCAGGAGATTGAATGCGTGGATGGAGGGGACGTCTGCAAG TTATATTGCATGATTCGCAACCCCAAGTCCAAGGAGTTAGGCTGTGATGAATTCTCCAACACTGATACCGTTCATTAA
- a CDS encoding Major facilitator superfamily domain, general substrate transporter has product MAVPDMPQEQPGLEDRRREERDFGLQGRHNHPGLESSLLSVLTEELATTHGPKPETTAVPGGGDGTTVPGVPGGGGGGGGGGGGGGTTVPGVPGGGGGGGGGGGGTTVPGVPGGGGGTTIPGVPGGGGGGSTTVPGGGGGTTVPGVPGGGGGTTIPGVPGVPGEGTTATPTGGVPTGGIGTSPTGGATTTTGPAPPTTGTSHPSSPEVATIPTPTTSEQTSTTHTSPTGGGGVPTCPAPSVITETVGPTACPTPTTVGPTACPTPSTSKETTVVPVTVTCPVAIVSTTTVTVTSGPGLGTGSTGCPCPIEGPSGVTGGVSSTGPPAGPPTGPPTGPPTGPPTGPPTGPPTGPPTGPPTGPPTGPPTGPPTRTPTGTPTGSPTGPSTRTTTNTLTQTQTQTRTSTPLIPTTTRERTSTTGSPTPPATLVTLPTTSVNVSPGTPGGSRVTPRAVINPDVVRRQIFSNTTATALFTNTTVVSNATTSAVNITRVVTETATEPAPAFLPRFHRGRNRV; this is encoded by the coding sequence ATGGCTGTCCCAGATATGCCGCAAGAGCAGCCCGGCCTTGAAGATCGTCGTCGAGAAGAGCGTGACTTTGGCTTGCAGGGGCGTCACAATCATCCTGGACTTGAGAGCTCGCTGCTTTCTGTATTGACCGAGGAGTTAGCTACGACACATGGCCCAAAGCCTGAGACCACTGCAGTTCCCGGCGGAGGAGACGGCACTACAGTCCCTGGTGTccctggtggtggtggtggaggaggaggaggaggaggtggCGGCGGTACTACAGTCCCTGGTGTccctggtggtggtggaggaggaggaggcggcggcggcggtaCTACAGTCCCTGGAGTTCCCGGCGGAGGGGGCGGCACTACAATCCCTGGTGTCCCTGGTGGaggcggcggcggcagcaCTACAGTCCCTGGCGGAGGAGGCGGCACTACTGTCCCTGGCGTTCCCGGTGGAGGGGGTGGCACTACTATCCCTGGCGTCCCTGGCGTTCCTGGAGAAGGTACAACTGCTACCCCAACTGGCGGCGTTCCCACTGGTGGCATTGGAACTTCCCCGACTGGCGGTGCTACCACAACAACCGGACCTGCTCCTCCAACCACTGGAACCTCTCATCCGTCCTCCCCCGAAGTAGCAACCATACCTACTCCCACTACTAGTGAGCAGACAAGCACCACTCATACTTCTCCCACTGGCGGCGGTGGTGTGCCCACTTGCCCAGCTCCCAGCGTCATCACCGAAACCGTTGGACCAACGGCTTGCCCCACTCCTACCACTGTTGGACCAACAGCTTGCCCCACTCCTTCCACATCCAAGGAGACGACGGTGGTCCCGGTGACGGTCACTTGTCCTGTCGCTATAGTCAGCACCACTACCGTCACTGTTACATCTGGTCCAGGCTTAGGCACTGGATCAACGGGCTGTCCTTGCCCCATTGAAGGTCCTAGTGGAGTTACTGGAGGAGTGTCTTCAACTGGACCCCCAGCAGGCCCCCCAACAGGCCCCCCAACAGGCCCCCCGACTGGCCCCCCAACAGGCCCCCCAACAGGCCCCCCGACTGGCCCCCCAACTGGCCCCCCAACTGGCCCCCCGACTGGACCCCCGACTGGACCCCCGACTAGAACCCCGACTGGAACCCCAACTGGCAGCCCAACAGGCCCATCCACCAgaaccaccaccaacaccctGACTCAGACTCAGACTCAGACCCGAACATCGACGCCTCTCATACCAACCACCACCAGGGAACGTACAAGCACCACAGGTTCACCCACCCCACCGGCTACCCTCGTTACTTTGCCCACAACATCTGTAAATGTGTCCCCTGGGACGCCAGGGGGGTCGCGTGTGACTCCACGAGCAGTCATAAACCCGGATGTTGTTCGCCGACAGATATTTAGCAACACGACAGCGACAGCCCTCTTCACTAATACGACCGTCGTCTCGAATGCCACGACTAGCGCAGTGAACATCACTCGCGTTGTGACTGAGACTGCCACAGAGCCTGCGCCCGCTTTCCTGCCTCGCTTTCATCGTGGACGGAATCGCGTTTAG
- a CDS encoding Sucrose/H+ symporter, plant translates to MSTNVGSDTSKTDRHAFDIVNTAQSITTALDEKTATHMDNEKFDTEAAPEQEPGPEDVYRTASTVAPSQRSAQRDPVSRVTTDAEGNTYPEGGLEAWLVVLGSFFGLFGSLGLVNTIGTFQAYLQTHQLKEYASGANGWIFGMFAFLTFFCGVQIGPIFDARGPRLLVFAGSVFEMAMIILLGFCTKYWHFMLVIGVLGGVGASLIFTPAISAVGHYFYEKRGVATGIAATGGSVGGIVFPLILEDLFPKIGWAWATRVVALICLTVLSIANLLIRSRLPQKPFSKENVLPDFRIFRDPRFALTTASVFFIEWGLFVPISYISSYALDHGFSTTFSYQIIAILNAGSFFGRWLPGFFADYLGRFNALIATVAFCVLCNACLWLPAGDNLPLLIVYAALFGFSSGSNISLTPVCVGQLCKTENYGRYYATAYTIVSFGTLTGIPIAGEILARCNGSYWGLITFTICCYAAGLACCTSVKVIQVGWRHPLAIY, encoded by the exons ATGTCCACCAATGTCGGATCTGACACCAGCAAGACCGACAGGCATGCATTTGATATCGTGAACACCGCCCAGAGCATCACAACTGCCCTTGACGAGAAGACTGCCACCCACATGGACAATGAGAAATTTGACACGGAGGCTGCACCGGAGCAAGAACCCGGCCCGGAGGATGTATACCGGACAGCGTCTACCGTGGCACCGTCTCAAAGGTCAGCCCAAAGAGACCCCGTTAGTCGAGTGACTACCGATGCTGAAGGGAACACCTACCCGGAGGGAGGCCTCGAAGCATGGTTGGTAGTGCTGGGCAGCTTCTTCGGTCTCTTTGGTTCGCTGGGCCTGGTCAACACCATTGGCACCTTCCAAGCGTATCTCCAAACCCACCAGCTGAAGGAATACGCCTCAGGAGCCAATGGttggatttttggaatgTTTGCCTTTCTCACTTTCTTCTGTGGAGTGCAAATCGGCCCCATCTTTGATGCTCGAGGCCCCCGCCTTCTCGTCTTTGCGGGTTCAGTATTTGAAATGGCCatgatcatcctcctcggctTTTGCACTAAATACTGGCACTTTATGCTGGTCATTGGTGTACTGGGTGGGGTAGGAGCTTCTCTCATATTCACACCGGCGATCTCGGCGGTTGGACATTATTTCTATGAGAAACGCGGAGTCGCAACTGGAATTGCTGCTACGGGTGGCTCTGTTGGGGGCATCGTTTTCCCTCTCATCTTAGAAGACCTCTTCCCCAAGATTGGCTGGGCCTGGGCCACTCGGGTTGTCGCGTTGATCTGCCTAACTGTGCTATCAATCGCAAATCTCTTAATCAGGTCTCGACTTCCACAGAAGCCCTTTTCCAAGGAGAACGTGCTTCCTGACTTCCGCATATTCCGTGACCCGCGGTTCGCACTTACTACCGCGAGCGTCTTTTTTATTGAGTGGGGTCTTTTCGTGCCAATTAGCTACATCTCATCCTACGCCCTCGACCACGGTTTCTCCACCACGTTCTCGTACCAGATCATTGCTATCTTGAATGCCGGATCATTCTTTGGACGATGGTTGCCCGGCTTCTTTGCCGATTACCTTGGCCGCTTCAACGCCTTGATAGCGACAGTAGCGTTCTGCGTGCTCTGTAACGCCTGCCTGTGGCTTCCTGCCGGAGATAACCTGCCTCTGCTAATCGTTTACGCTGCTCTGTTTGGGTTCTCAAGCGGTAGCAATATCAGCCTGACGCCAGTCTGCGTCGGCCAGCTCTGCAAAACCGAGAACTATGGCCGGTATTACGCAACTGCCTATACCATAGTGAGCTTCGG CACTCTCACCGGAATCCCCATTGCAGGCGAGATCCTGGCACGCTGCAATGGATCCTACTGGGGCCTTATTACCTTTACTATCTGTTGCTATGCGGCTGGTCTGGCATGCTGTACTTCGGTAAAGGTCATTCAAGTTGGCTGGCGTCACCCTCTCGCGATATATTAA
- a CDS encoding Carboxypeptidase 5 encodes MLLKSVLTSALLALSLGSDLATAAKHGRFAARARAPQEKAKQVVEARNNTPQKSDKDYRFLSKTTKPYLVDSLPEVPFDIGEMYSGSVPIDMDNSSRSLFFIFQPTINEPVDEVTIWLNGGPGCSSMESFLQEAGRFIWQPGTFAPVENPYAWVNLTNVLWVDQPVGTGYSVGTPTAISQEETAQDFVKFFKNFQKIFGIKNFKIYVTGESYAGRYVPYISAAMLDEKDKEYYDLHGALAYDPTIGQFDTVQEQVPVVPFVHENANLFSFNESFTAELDRRHKSCGYEDFIHKYLTFPPSGVQPPFLGSSLSDECDVFDLVNNEVFHSNPCFNIYEINQMCPLLWDVLAFPTSLDYQAPGSSVYFDRADVKRALHAPNETWTECSNEPVFVGGDSGPEQEGDISANPIEHVLPQVIEATNRVLVANGDFDMVVLTNGTLLAIQNMTWNGNLGFQNPPNKPIDIQIPDLMYANIFAENGETGIDGPQGVMGIQHYERGLMWAQTYQSGHMQPQYQPRVSFRHLEWLLRRTEEL; translated from the exons ATGTTGCTCAAATCAGTCCTGACATCTGCTCTCCTAGCCCTGTCGCTGGGATCAGATCTTGCAACTGCTGCCAAACATGGACGCTTTGCAGCGAGAGCCCGTGCACCACAGGAGAAGGCCAAACAGGTAGTTGAGGCTCGAAACAACACACCTCAAAAATCGGACAAGGATTACCGCTTCTTAAGCAAGACGACAAAGC CTTACCTGGTCGACTCCCTGCCGGAGGTTCCATTTGATATCGGCGAGATGTATTCTGGTTCGGTGCCGATTGACATGGACAATAGCTCCAGATCgctctttttcatcttccaGCCTACCATCAACGAGCCTGTAGATGAAGTAACCATCTGGCTCAACGGTGGCCCTGGATGCAGTTCGATGGAGAGTTTCTTACAAGAGGCCGGTCGCTTCATCTGGCAACCTGGTACTTTTGCCCCGGTGGAGAACCCTTATGCTTGGGTTAACCTGACCAACGTGCTGTG GGTCGACCAGCCTGTCGGAACGGGCTACTCCGTCGGCACACCAACTGCCATTTCACAAGAGGAGACAGCCCAGGACTTTGTCAAGTTCTTCAAGAACTTCCAGAAGATCTTTGGAATCAAGAACTTTAAGATTTATGTCACTGGTGAGAGCTATGCTGGACGTTATGTGCCCTACATCTCAGCCGCGATGCTCGACGAAAAAGACAAGGAGTATTACGATCTACATG GTGCGCTGGCATATGACCCGACCATTGGACAGTTCGACACTGTGCAGGAACAAGTGCCCGTTGTGCCCTTTGTCCACGAAAATGCAAACCTCTTCAGCTTCAATGAATCCTTCACGGCGGAGCTCGACAGGAGGCACAAATCCTGCGGATACGAGGACTTCATCCACAAGTACCTCACTTTCCCGCCATCTGGAGTCCAGCCGCCCTTTTTAGGCAGCAGCTTATCCGACGAATGTGATGTGTTTGACCTCGTCAACAACGAAGTATTCCATTCCAACCCATGCTTCAACATCTACGAGATCAACCAGATGTGCCCGCTGCTCTGGGATGTTCTCGCCTTCCCCACCTCACTCGACTACCAAGCACCTGGATCAAGCGTCTACTTTGATCGCGCCGATGTCAAGCGAGCGCTCCACGCACCCAACGAGACCTGGACCGAATGTTCCAATGAGCCCGTGTTCGTCGGTGGTGACTCCGGCCCGGAGCAAGAAGGTGACATTTCGGCGAACCCGATCGAGCATGTCTTGCCACAGGTTATCGAGGCTACTAACCGCGTTCTCGTTGCAAACGGGGACTTTGATATGGTCGTCCTCACCAACGGTACGCTTCTGGCTATCCAAAACATGACCTGGAACGGCAATCTCGGGTTCCAGAATCCGCCCAACAAACCCATCGATATCCAAATTCCGGATCTCATGTACGCCAATATCTTTGCGGAGAATGGTGAAACCGGTATCGATGGCCCTCAGGGTGTCATGGGTATTCAGCACTACGAGCGTGGCCTGATGTGGGCTCAGACTTACCAGTCTGGTCACATGCAACCGCAGTACCAGCCTCGCGTGTCCTTCCGTCACCTTGAATGGCTGCTCAGACGGACTGAGGAACTCTAG
- a CDS encoding Sugar transporter, putative translates to MGIQRLNPFKKDSPNLPSVVIPLTDAPAHSLSEKTDKESNQSLDGASSSENGAARSKGSTHLTLEALRAEIESDLSTSTHDSTYDRKAKVINRALQDIGMGRYQWELFFLCGFGWTADNIWLQGVALTLTPISYEFGLSDTWVRFTTCALFLGLCIGASFWGIASDIVGRRLAFNTTLFMAGAFGLAAGGGPTWIGTCALFACLGLGVGGNLPVDGALFLEFLPFVSGNMLTMLSVWWPVGQLIGSLLAWAFIPNFSCTSREGCTKENNMGWRYLVLTLGAITFVMFILRFFFFHLYESPKFLLSRGRQEEAVASIHGIAHKNGAKTWLTSEILNEIGGHVEVHEKETGLTYSQIVSRFFSKFSMERIAPLFSNKRMGWNTTLLWFCWATIGMGYPLFNAFLPQYLSQSGGETNSNYITYRNYAITSIVGLPGSVLACWTVELKYVGRKGTMAISALITGVLLFCFTASTNSDIQLLCSCLEASFQNIMYGVLFAYTPETFPAPNRGTGTGISSCLNRIAGLCAPLVAIYTGSANPNSPIYASGALILASFVAMCLLPIETRGKQTL, encoded by the exons ATGGGAATTCAAAGATTGAACCCTTTCAAAAAGGATAGTCCAAACTTGCCCAGCGTTGTCATTCCACTCACCGATGCACCTGCCCACTCCCTCTCGGAAAAGACAGACAAAGAGTCCAACCAGAGCTTGGATGGAGCATCCTCCTCGGAGAACGGTGCGGCCCGCTCCAAGGGTTCAACTCATCTGACCCTCGAGGCTCTTCGTGCAGAAATCGAGTCTGATCTTTCCACTTCTACCCATGACTCTACCTATGACC GCAAGGCAAAGGTGATCAACAGAGCCCTGCAAGATATTGGCATGGGCCGGTATCAATGGGAACTGTTCTTTCTTTGTGGCTTTGGGTGGACAGCAGACAACATTTGGCTTCAG GGAGTTGCCTTGACGCTAACACCCATCTCCTACGAATTTGGACTCTCCGACACGTGGGTACGTTTCACTACTTGTGCTCTATTCTTGGGTCTCTGTATCGGTGCCTCATTCTGGGGTATTGCCTCTGATATTGTTGGTCGTCGTCTTGCTTTCAACACTACTCTATTCATGGCTGGTGCCTTTGGTCTGGCTGCGGGTGGCGGTCCCACTTGGATTGG AACATGTGCTCTGTTTGCTTGCTTGGGTCTTGGTGTGGGGGGGAACCTGCCTGTCGACGGTGCTCTTTTCCTGGAGTTCCTCCCCTTTGTCTCTGGCAACATGTTGACAATGCTAAGCGTCTGGTGGCCCGTTGGCCAGCTGATTGGCAGTCTGCTTGCGTGGGCTTTCATCCCCAACTTCAGTTGCACTAGCCGTGAAGGCTGCACCAAAGAGAACAACATGGGCTGGCGCTACCTGGTCCTCACTCTGGGTGCCATCACTTTCGTCATGTTTATTCTgcgtttcttcttcttccatttgTATGAGTCACCCAAGTTCCTGCTCTCCCGTGGCCGCCAGGAAGAAGCCGTCGCCTCGATTCATGGCATTGCCCACAAGAACGGTGCCAAGACCTGGTTGACCAGCGAGATCCTCAACGAAATCGGTGGTCATGTCGAGGTACACGAAAAAGAGACAGGGCTCACTTACTCTCAAATCGTGAGCCGTTTCTTCTCCAAATTCTCAATGGAGCGCATTGCTCCCCTGTTCTCCAACAAGCGCATGGGGTGGAATACCACTCTGCTCTGGTTTTGCTGGGCCACTATCGGCATGGGCTATCCTCTCTTCAACGCTTTCCTGCCACAGTACCTCTCCCAATCCGGTGGCGAGACCAACTCGAACTACATCACTTACCGTAATTATGCCATCACTTCCATCGTTGGTCTTCCTGGCTCTGTGTTGGCTTGCTGGACAGTTGAGCTCAAGTACGTTGGTCGTAAGGGCACCATGGCCATCTCCGCCCTGATCACCGGTGTGTTGCTGTTTTGCTTCACCGCATCCACAAACTCCGACATCCAGCTCCTGTGCAGTTGTCTTGAGGCCTCCTTCCAGAACATCATGTATGGTGTCCTGTTCGCCTATACCCCCGAGACCTTCCCCGCCCCTAACCGCGGCACTGGCACGGGTATCTCCAGCTGCCTTAACCGTATCGCTGGTCTCTGTGCTCCCCTCGTCGCCATCTACACTGGCAGTGCGAACCCCAACTCGCCCATCTACGCGTCCGGCGCGCTGATTCTGGCTTCCTTTGTGGCTATGTGTCTCCTACCCATCGAGACACGGGGCAAGCAGACACTTTAA